In Gemmatimonadota bacterium, a genomic segment contains:
- a CDS encoding M3 family metallopeptidase yields the protein MTPINPLLESSWPVPFTSIATEHVVPGIRRAITEAEAEVERISASTEGPTWENTFLALEDAIWRLNRRLAPVTHLVAVAESPGLREAYNTVLPEITAFHTDLFLREDLWERVHVFSTAGAPLFDQVGNRHLDRTVRAFKRAGAQLSLENKAKLREVRVELSGLEQKFAENVLDATAAYELVVEDESRLEGIPADALRRARIRAGDRAGWAFGLDQPAVEAVLKYARDRELRREIFMAYSTRCREGENSNVALLARILNLRETLAHLLGYADFADYQLEERMLTSGKEALKFEDELFERSLPYYERDLAQLRERAAREGFESLEPWDTAFVIELLRREEYDLDAELLRPYFPLPRVLEGLFAIARRVFGFVVERVDNDDVWYPDVEYYEVRDIRGTLLGAFYADWFPRPEKRQGAWMCDLVTGERLPDGGFAPHLAAVCANFAPPDGDAPALLRHRDVCTVYHEFGHLLHHIASQVEIRSRAGINVAWDWVELPSQLMENWAWEIEAAGVISSHHENGEPIPDELFGRLERTRTFMGGWAMMRQLAFGWIDLKLHTSIARGLRTIESGLASARTAGDGDAMSDALDPEGLTRLAGASLMAEVEGRLQRFMPESFAAYHPIASFLHIFSGGYAAGYYSYMWSAVLDADVFSRFRTNGIFNSEVGSDYVDSILSRGDSARPSLLFRAFMNRGPDTSALLERELGSLTDSPHPAKT from the coding sequence ATGACACCAATCAACCCGCTGCTCGAGAGCTCATGGCCGGTTCCCTTCACGTCGATCGCCACTGAACACGTGGTACCCGGAATCCGCCGGGCGATCACCGAAGCGGAAGCCGAAGTCGAACGGATATCGGCGTCCACCGAAGGGCCGACCTGGGAGAACACCTTCCTCGCTCTGGAAGACGCGATCTGGCGGCTCAACAGACGTCTGGCTCCGGTCACCCATCTGGTCGCGGTAGCCGAGAGCCCCGGGCTTCGGGAAGCCTACAACACCGTGCTTCCCGAGATCACGGCCTTCCATACCGACCTCTTCCTCCGGGAGGATCTCTGGGAGAGGGTGCACGTCTTCTCCACCGCCGGAGCGCCGCTCTTCGACCAGGTCGGGAACCGTCACCTGGATCGCACCGTCAGGGCCTTCAAGAGAGCAGGCGCTCAGTTAAGCCTCGAAAACAAGGCGAAACTCCGCGAGGTGCGCGTAGAGCTGTCCGGGCTGGAGCAGAAGTTCGCCGAGAACGTGCTCGACGCCACGGCCGCCTACGAACTGGTGGTTGAAGACGAAAGCCGTCTGGAAGGCATTCCGGCCGATGCTCTGCGCAGGGCCCGGATCCGGGCCGGCGATAGGGCCGGCTGGGCGTTCGGACTGGATCAGCCCGCCGTGGAAGCCGTGCTCAAGTACGCCCGCGACCGCGAGCTCCGCCGCGAAATCTTCATGGCCTACTCCACGCGCTGTCGGGAAGGGGAAAACTCGAACGTCGCCCTTCTCGCCCGCATCCTCAACCTACGGGAAACCCTCGCCCATCTGCTGGGCTACGCGGACTTCGCGGACTACCAGCTCGAGGAACGCATGCTCACCTCCGGGAAGGAGGCCCTGAAGTTCGAAGACGAACTTTTCGAGCGCTCTCTCCCGTACTACGAGCGCGATCTGGCGCAACTTCGCGAGCGAGCGGCCCGGGAGGGCTTCGAAAGCCTCGAGCCTTGGGACACCGCCTTCGTCATCGAGCTGCTTCGTCGCGAGGAATACGATCTCGACGCCGAGCTCCTCAGGCCCTATTTCCCTCTGCCGCGCGTTCTGGAGGGGCTCTTCGCTATCGCGCGCCGGGTCTTCGGCTTCGTCGTCGAGCGCGTGGACAACGACGACGTATGGTATCCGGATGTCGAGTACTACGAGGTGCGGGATATTCGAGGAACGTTGCTGGGCGCATTCTACGCGGACTGGTTCCCACGTCCTGAGAAGCGTCAAGGCGCCTGGATGTGCGATCTGGTCACGGGCGAGCGGCTCCCGGACGGGGGCTTCGCACCGCATCTGGCAGCGGTCTGCGCCAATTTCGCTCCCCCTGACGGCGATGCGCCTGCACTCCTGCGCCACCGCGACGTGTGCACGGTCTACCACGAGTTCGGCCACCTTCTCCACCACATCGCCTCCCAGGTCGAGATCCGTTCCCGCGCCGGCATCAACGTGGCCTGGGACTGGGTCGAGCTCCCGAGCCAGCTCATGGAGAACTGGGCATGGGAAATCGAGGCGGCGGGTGTGATCTCAAGCCACCACGAGAACGGCGAACCGATCCCCGACGAGCTCTTCGGACGCCTCGAGCGCACGCGCACCTTTATGGGCGGTTGGGCGATGATGCGTCAGCTCGCCTTCGGCTGGATAGATCTCAAGCTGCACACGTCCATCGCCAGGGGACTGCGCACGATCGAATCCGGACTTGCCTCGGCCAGGACCGCCGGCGACGGCGACGCCATGTCCGACGCCTTGGACCCCGAGGGACTGACCCGCCTCGCCGGCGCGTCGCTGATGGCGGAGGTCGAAGGCCGTCTCCAGAGGTTCATGCCGGAGAGTTTCGCCGCCTACCATCCGATCGCGTCGTTCCTGCACATCTTTTCCGGCGGCTACGCTGCCGGATATTACAGCTACATGTGGTCTGCGGTACTCGACGCCGATGTCTTCTCCCGCTTCAGAACCAACGGCATTTTCAACTCCGAGGTCGGGAGCGACTATGTTGACAGCATTCTGAGCCGCGGAGACTCGGCTCGCCCCAGCCTGCTCTTCAGGGCCTTCATGAACAGGGGGCCCGACACCTCGGCCCTGCTCGAACGAGAGCTGGGCAGCCTCACCGACTCACCCCACCCCGCGAAGACATGA
- a CDS encoding ABC transporter ATP-binding protein, with amino-acid sequence MAESLLELRELSLGFGGVRALDRVSLEVRKGELFALIGPNGAGKTSILNCISGLYRPQAGSVALRGRDGERHRLERLPPHRRAELGLARTFQNIELFKHMTVLDNLLLGRHAHMPGGVLSGGLFLPSQRRAEIAHRAVAEEILDFLGLEALRNREVGSLAHGRQRLVELARALAADPVLLMLDEPTAGMNAEEKESMARFILDVNEERDVTVLVIDHDIDVVMDISDRVAVMDFGRKIAEGPPGEVRSEPAVIDAYLGRAKADA; translated from the coding sequence GTGGCCGAATCGCTTCTCGAGCTCCGTGAGCTCAGCTTGGGCTTCGGGGGAGTGCGGGCGCTCGACCGGGTCTCCCTGGAGGTGCGAAAGGGCGAACTGTTCGCGCTGATCGGCCCCAACGGCGCCGGAAAGACTAGCATCCTGAACTGCATATCCGGCCTCTACCGTCCTCAGGCGGGCAGCGTCGCCCTGCGAGGGAGGGACGGAGAACGCCACAGGCTCGAGCGGCTGCCGCCTCATCGCAGGGCCGAACTCGGGCTGGCCCGCACGTTCCAGAACATCGAGCTCTTCAAGCACATGACTGTGCTCGACAACCTCCTGTTGGGCCGCCACGCGCACATGCCGGGGGGCGTCTTGAGCGGAGGGCTCTTCCTCCCGAGCCAGCGGCGCGCCGAGATCGCGCATCGGGCGGTCGCGGAGGAGATCCTGGATTTTCTGGGGCTCGAGGCCTTGCGCAACCGAGAGGTCGGCAGCCTCGCCCATGGCCGCCAGCGGCTGGTGGAGCTCGCCCGGGCGCTCGCCGCGGATCCCGTCCTGCTCATGCTCGACGAACCCACGGCGGGGATGAACGCCGAAGAGAAGGAGTCGATGGCCCGCTTCATTCTCGACGTGAACGAGGAACGGGACGTGACCGTGCTTGTGATCGACCACGACATCGACGTCGTCATGGACATCTCGGACCGCGTGGCCGTCATGGATTTCGGACGCAAGATCGCCGAAGGTCCTCCTGGGGAGGTGCGGAGCGAACCGGCCGTCATCGACGCCTATCTGGGGCGTGCGAAGGCGGACGCGTGA
- a CDS encoding DUF4837 family protein encodes MKARVNLLALLSLTLAAAACDSSRLTWGDGNSIIVTMRPDLWTEVQDDVYSNLETTTYTVRDEKNFTVTYADPSDEDWRNLRRFRVMLVVGRADDWFMQDVLGKLKDPEPGVHEVERVWSQDQSVTVVLLPEEGEADFLRDRLPALHDRFDEGFRVYTFRRMFQTGPDTALAGTLRRNFGFELTVPNVYDWEDRDSVFIFRNDNPDPSELIRQVAVTWAAPLPEGLQGEDLVEWRTRLSESHYTNAQVTDVRQVTGRPFEHRGRPAYEVSGRWSNPPELGWPAGGTYIARGIPCPEQDRMYLLDAWLYAPGREHYEYVIQLNYVLDTFRCGANLASTP; translated from the coding sequence ATGAAAGCCAGAGTCAACCTCCTCGCCCTCCTCTCCCTCACCCTCGCGGCGGCGGCCTGCGACTCCTCGAGGCTGACTTGGGGAGACGGCAACAGCATCATAGTCACCATGCGCCCCGATCTCTGGACGGAGGTGCAAGACGACGTGTACTCGAACCTCGAGACCACGACCTACACGGTGCGGGACGAGAAGAATTTCACCGTGACCTACGCCGACCCGAGCGACGAGGACTGGCGCAATCTGAGGCGTTTCAGAGTGATGCTCGTGGTGGGCAGGGCCGACGACTGGTTCATGCAGGACGTGCTCGGCAAGCTGAAGGATCCGGAGCCCGGCGTCCACGAGGTCGAAAGGGTCTGGTCTCAGGATCAGAGTGTGACCGTCGTGCTTCTGCCGGAGGAAGGCGAGGCCGACTTTCTGCGCGACCGTCTGCCTGCTCTCCATGATCGGTTCGACGAGGGCTTCAGGGTCTACACCTTTCGGCGCATGTTCCAGACCGGCCCCGATACCGCTCTCGCGGGCACTCTCCGGCGCAACTTCGGTTTCGAACTCACGGTGCCCAACGTCTACGACTGGGAAGACCGCGACTCGGTCTTCATTTTCAGGAACGACAATCCCGACCCGTCCGAACTGATCCGCCAGGTGGCGGTCACCTGGGCCGCGCCCCTGCCGGAAGGGCTTCAGGGAGAGGACCTGGTGGAATGGCGCACCCGACTTTCGGAGAGCCACTACACCAACGCCCAGGTCACCGACGTCCGACAAGTCACAGGCAGACCTTTCGAACATCGCGGCCGGCCGGCGTACGAGGTCAGCGGACGCTGGAGCAACCCACCGGAACTCGGTTGGCCTGCCGGCGGCACGTACATCGCCAGAGGAATTCCCTGTCCGGAACAGGATCGCATGTATCTTCTCGACGCCTGGCTCTACGCCCCCGGAAGGGAGCACTACGAGTACGTGATCCAACTGAACTACGTCCTCGACACCTTCCGCTGCGGCGCCAATCTGGCTTCCACCCCTTGA
- a CDS encoding choice-of-anchor B family protein, which translates to MKESPARRFAPLFATSAVLALLAPISMSAQSGAFGHSVVVTADEVIVAEPTTTFRPGAVYTYRKVTDGWEEAAVLNAPDSEVADGFGTVLSLSGEHLFVGQRGGPIHVFTRSGDGWRHDSEIAGDHLAGFSPSCSFDGYCGTDFGISLAADAGWLMVGAPGPAGGRGRNQADEPPPAGVVHVYRLEDGEWTRQGELRPSDGAPGDRFGAAMALTANGLLVGAPAWGADAETAGSGRVYHFSLSEGEWAEAAALENAAAVNAGFGSSISALDEFALVGAPGYEENRGIVFVYSWMDGWALVADELEAAEGAGGDRFGESVAVVGDAIWVGSPNARGEETGSAWVFENALVRADPPTPRRVRLPTDETVERDRFGGLVAGADGVVAVTAPGMHHRAGSVHLFEEGERGEWSSAGMLVSAPDFIAPLVGEERHCTDGRAGPFDCDEVELLAYVPGSILKGNGSARGVRANDNWGWTDPVTGREYALVGRNDGTSFIDITAPTNPILVGDLPKPRGTPPSQLWRDIKTYKDHAFIVADGAGDHGMQVLDLTRLRDIRREEMPVIFEPDVHYRGVASSHNIVINEETGFAYAVGSGGGRESCGGGLHMIDINDPRSPEFVGCYRDESGTHDSQCVTYRGPDERYLGREICLNSNGRSFEIADVTDKESPTHIARATSPDAAYIHQGWLTPDHRYFYQDDESDVIAGAVETTRTLIWDLSDLEDPILAREFMGSLPASAHNLYIKDGFVYQANYRYGLHVLDISDPLNPREVGKFDTAPLTEGPGFGGAWSVYPYFESGTVIVTSMQEGLFVLRRRRPIS; encoded by the coding sequence ATGAAAGAGAGTCCCGCCCGCCGTTTCGCCCCTCTGTTCGCCACCTCCGCGGTCTTGGCGCTCCTCGCGCCGATCTCAATGTCGGCCCAGTCCGGCGCCTTCGGACACTCCGTAGTGGTCACCGCGGACGAGGTGATCGTCGCCGAACCGACCACCACCTTTCGACCCGGCGCGGTCTACACCTATCGGAAGGTCACGGACGGCTGGGAGGAGGCTGCCGTGCTCAACGCGCCCGATTCCGAGGTCGCCGACGGTTTCGGGACCGTGCTCTCGCTCTCCGGTGAACACCTCTTCGTCGGCCAGCGCGGCGGACCCATCCATGTCTTCACCCGTTCGGGCGACGGATGGCGGCACGACTCCGAGATCGCCGGCGACCACCTGGCCGGCTTCTCGCCCTCTTGCAGCTTCGACGGCTACTGCGGAACCGATTTCGGCATTTCCCTGGCCGCCGACGCCGGGTGGCTGATGGTCGGCGCTCCCGGACCGGCCGGCGGCCGAGGGCGGAACCAGGCGGACGAACCTCCTCCGGCAGGCGTCGTGCACGTCTACCGCCTGGAAGACGGCGAATGGACCCGCCAAGGCGAGCTCAGGCCCTCGGACGGCGCCCCGGGCGACCGTTTCGGGGCGGCCATGGCCCTGACCGCGAACGGACTCCTGGTCGGCGCCCCCGCGTGGGGAGCGGATGCCGAGACCGCCGGATCCGGAAGAGTCTATCACTTCTCGCTCTCCGAAGGCGAGTGGGCCGAGGCGGCCGCGCTCGAGAACGCGGCGGCGGTCAACGCTGGCTTCGGCAGCTCCATATCGGCTCTGGACGAGTTCGCTCTGGTCGGGGCTCCGGGCTACGAAGAGAACCGCGGCATCGTCTTCGTATACTCCTGGATGGACGGATGGGCCTTGGTGGCCGACGAGCTGGAGGCCGCGGAGGGAGCGGGCGGAGACCGCTTCGGGGAATCGGTCGCGGTTGTCGGCGACGCCATCTGGGTGGGCAGCCCGAACGCGCGAGGCGAAGAGACCGGCTCCGCATGGGTCTTCGAGAACGCCCTGGTTCGGGCGGATCCGCCTACGCCGCGCCGCGTCCGCCTGCCGACCGACGAGACGGTCGAGCGAGACCGCTTCGGCGGCCTGGTGGCTGGGGCCGACGGCGTCGTGGCCGTCACCGCCCCGGGCATGCACCACCGGGCCGGCTCCGTCCACCTGTTCGAGGAGGGCGAGCGAGGCGAGTGGTCGAGCGCGGGCATGCTCGTCAGCGCCCCCGACTTCATCGCACCCTTGGTCGGCGAGGAGCGCCACTGCACCGACGGCCGGGCCGGCCCCTTCGACTGCGACGAGGTCGAGCTTCTCGCCTACGTTCCCGGTTCGATCCTCAAGGGCAACGGGAGCGCTCGAGGCGTCCGCGCCAACGACAACTGGGGCTGGACCGATCCGGTGACCGGCAGGGAATACGCGCTGGTGGGCCGTAACGACGGAACCTCCTTCATCGACATCACCGCCCCGACGAACCCGATCCTGGTCGGGGATCTGCCGAAGCCGAGGGGAACGCCGCCTTCGCAGCTCTGGCGCGACATCAAGACCTACAAGGACCACGCCTTCATCGTCGCCGACGGGGCCGGCGATCACGGGATGCAGGTGCTCGATCTCACCCGTCTGCGCGACATCCGGCGCGAGGAGATGCCGGTGATCTTCGAACCCGATGTCCATTACCGCGGCGTGGCCAGCTCCCACAACATCGTCATCAACGAGGAGACGGGATTCGCCTACGCGGTCGGGAGCGGAGGCGGGCGCGAGTCCTGTGGTGGCGGCCTGCACATGATCGACATCAACGATCCCAGGTCTCCCGAGTTCGTGGGTTGCTACCGTGACGAGAGCGGCACCCACGACTCCCAGTGCGTCACTTATCGGGGACCGGACGAACGCTACCTCGGACGTGAGATATGTCTGAACTCCAACGGACGCAGCTTCGAGATCGCCGACGTGACCGACAAGGAGAGCCCGACCCACATCGCCCGGGCGACCTCGCCCGACGCCGCCTACATACACCAGGGCTGGCTCACGCCGGACCACCGCTACTTCTACCAGGACGACGAATCCGACGTGATAGCGGGCGCTGTCGAGACCACGCGCACGCTGATCTGGGATCTGAGCGATCTGGAAGATCCGATTCTGGCCAGGGAGTTCATGGGCTCGCTTCCGGCGAGCGCGCACAATCTCTACATCAAGGACGGCTTCGTCTACCAGGCGAACTACCGCTACGGACTCCACGTGCTCGACATTTCGGACCCGCTCAACCCGCGCGAGGTCGGCAAGTTCGACACGGCGCCCCTTACCGAAGGACCGGGGTTCGGCGGCGCCTGGAGCGTCTATCCGTACTTCGAGAGCGGCACGGTGATCGTGACCAGCATGCAGGAGGGACTCTTCGTACTGCGTCGCAGGAGGCCGATAAGCTGA
- a CDS encoding rhomboid family intramembrane serine protease, which produces MLTKWVGRLIGINVALYMLGYLPGTGQLLNNFVLVPGAEFLVRPWTLVTYAFLHGGFMHLLFNMIGLFFFGPRLEDRLGSRSFLQLYAWGVIGGAVFHFLPLILGSAVPPVIGASGAIYGIVICFAMLWPRERIYLWMVVPVPAWLLASVLVFGALFAGITAQSGSNVAHLAHFGGALCAGVYLRTLRLKYQAKQRQYKAIVKDTKDILTKMTASEVEYWSKVDLDTLHAVNREEVERLLAKARQGDRILTGTEVETLRRLALQLKT; this is translated from the coding sequence GTGCTTACCAAGTGGGTCGGGAGACTGATCGGCATCAATGTCGCCCTCTACATGCTCGGTTACCTGCCGGGCACGGGGCAGCTCCTCAACAACTTCGTGCTGGTTCCGGGCGCGGAATTCCTCGTCCGGCCGTGGACTCTCGTGACCTACGCGTTCCTCCACGGCGGTTTCATGCACCTTCTCTTCAACATGATCGGGCTCTTCTTCTTCGGCCCGCGCCTCGAGGACCGACTCGGCTCGCGTTCCTTCCTCCAGCTCTATGCCTGGGGTGTGATCGGCGGAGCCGTCTTCCATTTTCTACCGCTGATCCTGGGTAGCGCGGTGCCGCCGGTGATCGGTGCGTCGGGCGCCATCTACGGCATTGTCATCTGCTTCGCGATGCTTTGGCCTCGCGAGCGCATCTACCTGTGGATGGTCGTACCGGTGCCTGCCTGGTTGCTGGCCTCCGTGCTGGTCTTCGGAGCCCTGTTCGCGGGGATAACGGCCCAGTCCGGCTCGAACGTCGCGCACCTGGCTCATTTCGGCGGCGCTCTCTGCGCCGGAGTCTACCTGCGAACGCTGCGCCTCAAGTACCAGGCCAAGCAACGACAATACAAAGCCATCGTGAAGGATACCAAAGACATCCTCACCAAGATGACGGCATCGGAGGTCGAGTACTGGTCCAAGGTCGATCTCGATACCCTGCACGCCGTAAACAGGGAGGAGGTCGAACGTCTGCTGGCGAAGGCGCGGCAGGGAGACCGGATTCTGACCGGGACCGAGGTCGAGACTCTCCGGCGACTTGCCTTGCAGTTGAAGACTTAA
- a CDS encoding sulfurtransferase, translating into MTEPIVSPDWLLERGAGGVRVLHADFGGDRFDSLHIAGARLLDLDSLVWDGEQGWGTEMRPAHAVEGVLELAGVNDGDHLVLYSHNPLFASRAFLTLEAMGYDGAVSVLDGGLGGWQELGHPVLTSGVESGSTPRGEVSLAPRSDIMVSADWIAERLGNEGLALVDARPDDEYTGNDGGMGGMANPGHIPGAHQMYWEELIESRPLPWMHSKDSLEALFQAASAPAGDTVVVYCMVGWRASYSYLAARSLGREVRFYDGSWHDWGTRDDLPFVGGEAPGEGPGEVPGVPNEAPAPSAGDSQGTVR; encoded by the coding sequence GTGACCGAGCCGATCGTTTCGCCGGATTGGCTTCTCGAGCGCGGCGCGGGAGGCGTGCGCGTCTTGCATGCCGACTTCGGCGGAGACCGCTTCGATTCTCTCCACATCGCGGGCGCTCGCCTGCTCGACCTCGATTCCCTCGTCTGGGACGGCGAGCAGGGATGGGGCACCGAGATGCGTCCGGCTCACGCGGTCGAGGGGGTTCTCGAACTCGCCGGCGTGAACGACGGAGACCACCTGGTCCTATATTCCCACAACCCGCTCTTCGCTTCCCGAGCTTTCCTGACCCTGGAAGCGATGGGCTATGACGGTGCCGTCTCGGTGCTCGACGGTGGGCTGGGAGGCTGGCAGGAACTGGGCCACCCGGTGCTGACGAGCGGCGTGGAGTCGGGCTCGACCCCTCGGGGCGAAGTGAGCCTGGCGCCGCGGAGCGACATCATGGTGTCGGCCGACTGGATAGCCGAGAGACTCGGGAACGAGGGGCTGGCCTTGGTGGACGCCCGCCCGGACGACGAGTACACGGGTAATGACGGCGGCATGGGTGGGATGGCCAACCCCGGCCACATCCCGGGTGCGCATCAGATGTACTGGGAGGAGCTAATCGAATCGCGACCGCTTCCCTGGATGCACTCGAAAGATTCGCTCGAGGCTCTTTTCCAGGCGGCTTCCGCGCCCGCCGGCGACACCGTGGTCGTCTACTGCATGGTCGGCTGGCGAGCCAGCTACAGCTACCTCGCCGCCCGAAGCCTCGGTAGGGAGGTCAGATTCTACGACGGTTCATGGCACGACTGGGGCACGAGAGACGACCTGCCCTTCGTTGGAGGAGAGGCGCCGGGGGAAGGACCGGGCGAAGTACCCGGCGTTCCGAACGAGGCGCCCGCCCCTTCGGCAGGCGATTCCCAAGGAACGGTCCGCTAA